The window atacataatGCATATATAACACACATAtgtggatatatatatatatacacacacatgaAAGGGGAAGGCGTCTCATATAcgtatacatacatatatatatacatacatatatatacatacatagatatatatacatatatatatacatatatgtatacaaatatacatacaaatatatatatatacatatacatatatatgtgtatatatatgtacacaTGAGAGGGGAAGGCGCCAGGGAGACAAGGACCGGTAGTTCATGCTAATCCAAAATCAAGGCGAGTAAATTCTAAGCTAAATACAGTGATGGATTATGAATCGACGACAATGGATGACGACGAGCCACTTCTTGGGAAGATAAAAGCCAAAACCCAAAAGCGAAGCAGCTGCTCTTTCGAAAGAGACGTACGGAACTTGTTTGCAGCGACGAATCGAGCAAGACAATCACCAACTTCACTGATGAAGATTAAGTTCCTGCTCGCTCAGTTTCTTTGAACAATCAATCCAACAATTTTCACTTGAATCCTTACAGTTTAAGTCATGGAGAAGAATCGGAGCGGAGAAAGAGGAGCGATGGCGTTTTCGTCCTCGGCGGATAGCAATATGAGGGCTCGTCTGAGTAACACCACTAGCACCGGCAACAGAGCTGCCGCACTTGTGCAATACAATGCCGATGCTGGAATTATGAGCAAGTTTGAGCAATCGGATGCCTCTGGTGAGTCTTTTAATTATTCGAGGTCAGTTCTTGAAGCTAATGAATCTGTTCCCGAAGAACAAATTGCTGCTTATCTGTCTAGGATTCAGAGGGGTGGGCTGGTTCAATCGTTTGGTTGTTTGCTTGCGATTGATGAGTCtagttttaagattattaGCTATAGTGAGAactgttttgaaattttggggTTACATGATGAATTTGAGTCGGCACAGGGGAAGGGATTGATTGGGGTTGATATGAGAGCTCTGTTTACGCCTTCCTCCGGTGCTTCTTTGGCTAAAGCAGCTTCTTTCAGGGAGATTTCGTTGTTGAATCCGGTTTGGGTCTATTCTAGGACTACTCAGAAGCCATTTTATGCTATATTGCATAGGATTGATGTGGGGATTGTGATTGATTTAGAGCCTACACGATCTTTTGATCCTGCATTGTCGCTTGCTGGCACGGTTCAGTCGCAGAAACTAGCGGTTCGGGCGATTTCTAGGCTGCAGGCTCTACCTGGTGGTGATATAGGTGTTCTATGTGACACGGTTGTGGAAGATGTGCAGAAGCTTACAGGGTATGATAGAGTGATGGTGTATAAGTTCCATGATGATGAACATGGTGAAGTAGTGTCAGAAATCAGAAGGTCTGACTTAGAGCCATATCTTGGTTTGCATTATCCTGCCATTGATATACCTCAAGCTGCTCGGTTTTTGTTCAAGCAAAACCGCATCAGGATGATTTGTGATTGCCACGCGAAGCCTGTGCAGGTCATTCAAAGTGATGAGCTAAAGCAGCCTCTTTGTTTGGTTAATTCAACACTTCGATCGCCCCATAGCTGTCATTTGCAGTACATGTCGAATATGGGTTCCTTAGCCTCGTTAGCGATGGCTGTAGTCATGAATAGTGATGACTCGCCAACACGGTTATGGGGCTTGGTAGTGTGCCACCATACTTCTCCGCGATATGTCCCTTTCCCACTTCGTTATGCTTGTGAGCTTCTCATCCAGGCATTTGGGCTGCAGCTTTACATGGAGCTTCAATTGTCATTACAATTAACAGAGAAAAAGGTTCTCAAGACACAAACATTCCTCTGCGACATGCTTCTTCGAGGCTCCCCATGTGCATTGCTGATGCAGTCTCCTAGTATAATGGATCTTGTGAAGTGTGAGGGTGCAGCATTGTATTATAATGGGGCATGTTGTTTACTTGGTATAACTCCGACTGAAGCACAAGTCAAAGATCTTGTAGAATGGGTACTTACTAACCATGGGGATTCTACGGGACTGAGCACGGATAGTTTGGCTGATGCTGGCTACCCCGAAGCTGCTTCTCTAGGTGATGCAGTGTGTGGTATGGCAGCTGCAAGAATTAGTTCCAAGGATTTCTTATTCTGGTTCAGGTCTCAGGCAGCAAAGGAAATCCAATGGGGAGGAGCCAAGCATCATCCGGATATTAAGGACGATGGTGGAAAACTGCACCCAAGATCATCATTTAAAGCGTTTCTTGAAGTTGCGAAGAGTAGAAGTTTACCTTGGGAAGTTCAAGAAATAAATGCCATTCACTCGTTGCAGCTTATTATGAGGGAGTCTTTTTCTAACACTAGGGACAGTGATTCAAAGGTAGAAGCTTCTGCCCAGCCGAGTGACACTGTAATCCAGGATATCGACGAACTCAGTTCAGCAGCTTGCGAAATGGTGAGGTTGATTGAAACAGCAACTGTTCCAATTTTTGGGGTTGATTCAACTGGTGTGATCAATGGATGGAATGCTAAAATTTCTGAACTCGTAGGATTACAAACTAGTGAAGCTTTGGGCAAATCTCTGGTTAATGAAATTGTTCATGAAGATTCACGTGGAACTGTTGGAGATTTACTTTCCCATGCTCTTCAAGGTACGTGTAGATATCGAggcatttaatattttaactgCTTAAGTCAAGAGGCATGGCAATAGAAAATTGAATATAGACTTAAagtgtaatggcccaagcctaccgctagcagatattgtcttctttaggcttcccctcaaggtttttaaaacgtgtctgctagggagaggtttccacacccttataaagaatgtttcgttctcttctccaaccgatgtgggatctcacaatccaccacccttcCGGGAccaatgtcctcgctagcactctgttcccttttccaattgagtaggaccccccaatccacctccctttggacccagcgtccttgctggtacatcgcctcgtgtccactccctttggggttcagcctcctcgctggcacattgcctggtgtctagctctgataccatttgtaatggctcaagcccaccgctagcaaatattgtcttctttgggcttttccatttgggcttcttctcaaggtttttaaaatgcgtctacgagggagaggtttccacacccttataaagaatgtttcgttctccctaactgatatgggatctcacataaagcTCGATAGAAAAAGTTCTCAATCATGATTTCTACCAATAATCTTCATAGGGGCGAGTCAGCCGTCTAGTTTATGAAGCTAACTATTGATTCGAGCACCAGCTATAATAGCATAGCAATAGCCCTctaccttttccttttcccccTTTCCCTTGTTATGTGATTGTCCTTatgtttttcaggtaaggAAGACAACAATGTGGAGTTAAAACTGAGAAGTTTTCGATCTGATAAAGAAAAGTCTACCATTTATATTGTCGTTAATGCTTGCACAAGTAGGGATTACACAAACAAAATTGTCGGGGTTTGCTTTGTCGGGAAAGATGTTACGCCCGAGAAAGGTGTGATGGATAAATTTATACGTCTGCAGGGAGATTATAAGGCTATTATTGAAAGTTTGAGTCCATTGATCCCACCGATATTTGCTTCGGACGTGAACGGTTACTGCTGTGAATGGACTGCAGCCATGGAAAAGCTTTCTGGTTGGAGAAAAGATGAAGTTATAGGAAAAATGCTAGCTGGGGAGATCTTTGGAAATTTTTGTAGGTTGAAAGGTCTAGATACGCTCACTAGTTTTATGATCCTTTTATATCAAGGTATCGACGGTCAAGAAACCGAGAAGTTTCCGTTAGGATTTTTCAATAAGGATGGGAACTATGAGGAGGTTCTTTTAACATCAAACAAAAGAACTGATGCAGAAGGTAACATCATTGGTTGTATCTGCTTCCTGCAAATTGTTCAGCCCAACTTGCATGGGGTCTCTGAAGGACTTGGTGTGGGCGACAGAGAGGGAAATCTGCAGCTTAAGGAGTTGACTTACATAAAGCAGGAGATGAAAAATCCTTTAAATGGCATTAGATTTACTCATGAACTTCTTGTAAATTCAGGCATTACAGAAAACCAGAAGCTCTTTCTCGATACCAGTGGCGCATGCGAGAGACAAATCATGACGATCATAGAGGATATGGACTTCAGAAGTTTAGAAGGAGGGTAAGTAACATCGAAAACGTCCACTATATCTTTATATTCATATCTTTTTCTCTACTGCTGGTGATTTTACgcttttttttggttcattaaCTATGCCATGAAGTTCTGAATTTGCAAGTTGTTTAACTATCACTTTATTAAACCCAATGTGCCTGCTTAAAGAAATGAAGCATCCACCGAAGTAAGTGTCGAGGgacgattggagaagagaaaagtTAAAACTTGAGGGCTAAGTGAACATTTAGGGTGTGTATGAATAAGTATAAGCCACTGGAACACATTGTTTAGGGAAAATAATGCATTGTTAGCCTTGTTAATATGATCTTATGCATCGAAAAAGGTAGCATTTAATATTGTACAACGGTTGTTTTAATCGACTTCAAGACGAGGTAAATGAACACATCTGTTTATGTCGCTAAGCCGTTCCTGGCCAGAGCAACAAGCAAATTTCTTCATTGCAGCTGAGGATTAGAgtatatttttctctcataCTGTTGTCAtccgttggagaggggaacgaaacattccttataagtgtgtggaaacctcttcctagtagacgcgtttagaaaccttgaggggaagcccagaagggaaagccaaagaggacaatatctgctagcagtcggcttgggctattacagatggtatcagagctagacactgagcgttatgccagcgaggacgctgagccttgaaggggggtagattgtgagatcccatatcaattggagagaggaacgagtgccagcgaggacgctgggccccaaagggagtggattggattggattgtgagatcccacatcggttggagaggggaacgaagcattctttataagggcgtgaaaacctctccctagtagacacgttttaaaaaccttgagggaaagcctgaaagggaaaacccaaagaggacaataaatgctagcggtgggcttgggccattacaaatatAATTCTTCCCCGATATCCCACAGTTTCTTCTCCTctagaaaacataaaaagtaACCAATACCTTAGCTTTTATTGAACCCGAATATATATAGTCATGCCTTTATGTCTCTATTGTCTACTAAATTTTGTTCTACCTCTGATTTTTCACCTTGTTTAACAGCCAAGTAGAGATAAACAGAGAAGAATTTATCCTCGGGAGTGTGCTGGACGCCATTATCTGTCAAATCATGACTGTTGTCAGAGAGAAGAACATACAACTTTTTCATGAGATTCCAGAAGAAATCAAAGTGTTAAATCTTTGTGGCGATCATATTAAGCTTCAGTTGGTTTTGTCAGATTTCTTGCTTAATGTCGTGCAGTACGCGCCTGTTCCGGATGGTTGGgttgaaatcaaaatttcatctGGTTTGAAGCTCATACAAGATGGAAATGAACATATTCACTTGCAGATCAGGTACTCACTTTGACTAAAAAACATCATTTGGTGCATTTACTTTCATATGacaatttagtctctaaactttaGTATTCAATGATTTAGTCCGTACACCGAAAAAACTTGTTACTGCTAAGGTCAAAGTGGGTTTTGCACGGTAGCCACTTGAATCTAtcctgtgagatcccacataggttgaagagaggaacgaagcattccttataagagtgagGAAACATCTcactctccttagcagacgtttttttaaaaccgtgaggttgacgacaatatgtaacgggccaaagcggacgatatttgttagcagtgggcttggactataacaaatggtatcagagccaaacattgggcggtgtgccagcgaggacgctgggtctccaagggggatggattgtaaaatcccacatcggttgaagagaggaacgaagcattcctattaagggtgtggaaacctctccctagcagatgcattttaaacccatgaggctgacggcgatacataacgggccaaaacaaataatatctgttagcggtgggcttggactattacaaatggtattagagccagacatcggacagtgtgtcaacgaggacgttgggccccaaggatgatagattgtgagatcccacattaattggagaggggaacgaagtattcattattagggtatggaaacctctctccctaacagacgcgttttaagaccGTAAGGCTGACtgtgatacataatgggcaAAAACGGATAATTTCTgttagcaatgggcttgggctgttacatacCAACTCGTTATTTGTTTTCTACACGAATTTTGATTTCTGGTTTGATTTCTAGTAGTCACTAAACCGTAGGATTAAATTCTACCGTACAAAGATTAGAGACAAATCATAGTCTAATCCCCTTTTCTACACGGTTTTTCCATGTATGTTCTCTGCTTGATCATATGATGATTGAATTGTTTGTACTGCTCACTACTTTAATCCATCTTGTTACAATGAACTATTGGGACAGtgatttgttttgatttctttgtATGTAGAATGTCTCATCCAGGTCAAGGTCTGCCTCCTGAACTAATCCAAGATATGGTTGGAGGAGGTCAGCAATGGACTTCAAAGCAAGGCCTTGCTCTAAACCTGTCACGTAGACTTCTCAATAAGTTGAGCGGTAACATACGCTACGTTAGAGAGCAAACTAAATGCTACTTCATCATCGACCTCGAGCTCAAATTAAGGCGCTCGAGAGGGTCGATGGAAGCTACTACAAGCCAAGGGACATGAGCTTCTATTTTCAGGTGGATGCACGCTTCTACAACTCATATCAGGAACGTTGTTATGGAAGATGCACAGATTCCAAGTCTGGACAACGCCGAGCCCCAACACATAACATGTCCCCGGATACGTGAAAGCGTATAATGAGTCCATTTTTCGGTTGCTCGCCCGTTACGATGCCGAGAGTCTCTTGGTAATGTTCGATGGTCGAATTCGACGTGAAATTGTATGTAAGGTTTGTAAATGACAAATCTGGATGTTATAGGTTGTGTAGCTCAGTCTGTATTTGAGGTTGGCTCTGCTGGTGCATGTTTCATCAATGTATATCAAACAtagggttttgttttggtCTGTTTTGGACATGAATACCATACATTGTAATATTTTAGCTCTGTGATTATTGTGACACAAAAAGGACCGAACCAATGTCGGTCTGAGTAACCGAAATAGTTACGTTTCTAAAAATTCGTCCATAATTTCgagaccaaaataaaaaaagtttgtAAGTTTAGAGTTTGAAAGTTCGAGAAAATAAGTTTGGAAGTTCAGAGTTCGAATGCTCGAGAAAataagtttgttttttttttttttttttttttagaatgcTCGAAAAGTTGATGTTGGTATTCTTCGGCGTTgaagattttcttttgaagtcttGGTTTATTGTTAGCTGTTTTTCAACGAttagggtgtgaaaatttctccttagtggacgcgttttgaaaaccttgaggggagaagcccaaagaagactaTATGTGCTAACAgtaggcttggactattaTAAACGGTATTGAGCTAAACATTAGGCGGTGTActagcgaggatgttgagcctcgaaggggatGGATATCAaacggtgtgtcagcgaggacgctaggtcccaaaagggtgtattgtgagatccccacattttttataagagtatcGAGCCAGACATTGGATAGTGTATTAGCAAGGACATTGAGCCTTGAAGGGGATGGACACtcggcggtgtgccagcgaggacgttgggtcccaaaatggtgtattgtgagatccccacattgattggagagaggaacgaaacattatttataagggggCTAGAAATATCTCCGAGCAAATGAAGGGGATGGACACCAgacggtgtgtcaacgaggatgctgggtcccGAAATGGTGTAttgtgtattgtgagatccccacaaTTAGAgggaggaacgaaacattctttataacggGCTAGAAATATCCCCTTGCAAACGAAGGAGATGGACATCagacagtgtgccaacgaggacgctggatcTTGAAAGGGTGTATTGAGTATTAATggattacttttaaaattattgaacttttttttttaagtttataatatatatatatatatatatatatatattttaaccttttcaagtattattgaaatttggaatatttttattaattgaggaaaataaaaaatctatttaataaTGTAATGGGCCTATATCAGAGcccagaaaataaaaaatctatttaa is drawn from Cucurbita pepo subsp. pepo cultivar mu-cu-16 chromosome LG09, ASM280686v2, whole genome shotgun sequence and contains these coding sequences:
- the LOC111801793 gene encoding phytochrome E-like — its product is MEKNRSGERGAMAFSSSADSNMRARLSNTTSTGNRAAALVQYNADAGIMSKFEQSDASGESFNYSRSVLEANESVPEEQIAAYLSRIQRGGLVQSFGCLLAIDESSFKIISYSENCFEILGLHDEFESAQGKGLIGVDMRALFTPSSGASLAKAASFREISLLNPVWVYSRTTQKPFYAILHRIDVGIVIDLEPTRSFDPALSLAGTVQSQKLAVRAISRLQALPGGDIGVLCDTVVEDVQKLTGYDRVMVYKFHDDEHGEVVSEIRRSDLEPYLGLHYPAIDIPQAARFLFKQNRIRMICDCHAKPVQVIQSDELKQPLCLVNSTLRSPHSCHLQYMSNMGSLASLAMAVVMNSDDSPTRLWGLVVCHHTSPRYVPFPLRYACELLIQAFGLQLYMELQLSLQLTEKKVLKTQTFLCDMLLRGSPCALLMQSPSIMDLVKCEGAALYYNGACCLLGITPTEAQVKDLVEWVLTNHGDSTGLSTDSLADAGYPEAASLGDAVCGMAAARISSKDFLFWFRSQAAKEIQWGGAKHHPDIKDDGGKLHPRSSFKAFLEVAKSRSLPWEVQEINAIHSLQLIMRESFSNTRDSDSKVEASAQPSDTVIQDIDELSSAACEMVRLIETATVPIFGVDSTGVINGWNAKISELVGLQTSEALGKSLVNEIVHEDSRGTVGDLLSHALQGKEDNNVELKLRSFRSDKEKSTIYIVVNACTSRDYTNKIVGVCFVGKDVTPEKGVMDKFIRLQGDYKAIIESLSPLIPPIFASDVNGYCCEWTAAMEKLSGWRKDEVIGKMLAGEIFGNFCRLKGLDTLTSFMILLYQGIDGQETEKFPLGFFNKDGNYEEVLLTSNKRTDAEGNIIGCICFLQIVQPNLHGVSEGLGVGDREGNLQLKELTYIKQEMKNPLNGIRFTHELLVNSGITENQKLFLDTSGACERQIMTIIEDMDFRSLEGGQVEINREEFILGSVLDAIICQIMTVVREKNIQLFHEIPEEIKVLNLCGDHIKLQLVLSDFLLNVVQYAPVPDGWVEIKISSGLKLIQDGNEHIHLQIRMSHPGQGLPPELIQDMVGGGQQWTSKQGLALNLSRRLLNKLSGNIRYVREQTKCYFIIDLELKLRRSRGSMEATTSQGT